One Synechococcus sp. MU1617 DNA window includes the following coding sequences:
- the arsJ gene encoding organoarsenical effux MFS transporter ArsJ, producing MKLSPLQQYGIVTANYWAFTLTDGALRMLVVFHFHQLGYTTLEIAFLFLFYEFFGVLTNLYGGWIGARYGLRLTLWVGTLLQIFALLMLMPVAASWPKLLSVIYVMVAQAISGIAKDLNKMSAKSAIKTVVPETPNDQQQGQQQLFKWVAILTGSKNALKGVGFFLGGVLLTAFGFNAAVGWMAAGLAFAFLLTLVLPGEIGKMKSKPAFSSLFSKSQGINVLSLARFFLFGARDVWFVVALPVFLETSLGWSFWEIGGFLGLWVIGYGIVQGSAPGLRRLWGQTTSPGVSAVQFWSALLTAIPALIAVALWRQVDVAVAITAGLAAFGVVFAMNSSIHSYMVLAYTDAESVSLNVGFYYMANAAGRLVGTLLSGAVFMLGRTEAAGMQACLWASSLLVLLSWLSSLRLPAVRNAAG from the coding sequence ATGAAGCTTTCCCCCCTGCAGCAGTACGGCATCGTCACCGCCAATTACTGGGCCTTCACGCTCACCGATGGGGCCCTGCGGATGTTGGTGGTGTTCCATTTTCATCAGCTCGGCTACACCACCCTCGAGATCGCGTTCCTGTTTCTCTTTTATGAGTTTTTCGGGGTGCTCACCAACCTCTATGGCGGTTGGATCGGTGCCCGCTATGGACTTCGGCTCACCCTCTGGGTGGGCACGCTGCTGCAGATTTTTGCGCTGCTGATGCTGATGCCCGTCGCCGCCAGCTGGCCGAAACTGTTGAGCGTGATCTACGTGATGGTCGCTCAGGCCATCAGCGGCATCGCCAAAGACCTCAACAAGATGAGCGCCAAGAGTGCCATCAAGACGGTGGTACCGGAAACTCCGAATGATCAGCAGCAGGGGCAACAGCAGCTTTTCAAGTGGGTGGCGATCCTCACGGGGTCCAAGAACGCCCTCAAGGGTGTCGGCTTCTTCCTCGGTGGGGTGCTGCTGACTGCCTTTGGCTTCAATGCTGCTGTGGGCTGGATGGCGGCAGGCCTCGCCTTCGCCTTCCTGCTCACGCTGGTGCTGCCCGGAGAGATCGGAAAGATGAAGTCCAAGCCGGCCTTCTCTTCCCTGTTCTCCAAATCCCAGGGCATCAACGTGCTGTCTCTGGCGCGCTTCTTCTTGTTTGGTGCCCGGGATGTCTGGTTCGTGGTGGCCTTGCCGGTGTTCCTCGAGACCTCCCTGGGCTGGAGTTTCTGGGAGATCGGTGGCTTCCTCGGTCTCTGGGTGATTGGCTACGGCATCGTCCAGGGATCAGCGCCTGGCCTGAGACGGCTCTGGGGCCAGACCACATCCCCGGGGGTGTCTGCTGTGCAGTTCTGGAGTGCTTTGTTGACGGCGATACCGGCCCTGATCGCTGTGGCGCTGTGGCGCCAGGTTGATGTGGCGGTTGCTATCACCGCAGGCCTTGCCGCCTTCGGGGTGGTGTTCGCGATGAATTCGTCGATCCACTCCTACATGGTGCTGGCGTACACCGATGCGGAGAGCGTCAGCCTCAATGTGGGCTTCTATTACATGGCCAATGCTGCCGGGCGACTCGTGGGCACGTTGCTCTCGGGAGCGGTGTTCATGCTTGGCAGAACCGAAGCCGCAGGTATGCAGGCTTGTCTCTGGGCTTCATCCCTGCTGGTGCTGTTGTCGTGGCTCAGCAGCCTCAGGCTGCCAGCGGTGCGAAACGCCGCGGGATGA
- a CDS encoding ArsJ-associated glyceraldehyde-3-phosphate dehydrogenase, whose product MRIGINGFGRIGRLVFRALWGRPGIELVHVNDPAGDAATAAHLLEFDSVHGRWDRGITSSPDGFSVEGSALTWSSEKDPTAVPWIDRGVEMVLEASGKIKTPETLNPYFEQVGLKRVVVACPVKGVVAGEEALNIVYGINHHLYEPARHKLVTAASCTTNCLAPVVKVVHESFGIEHGLITTIHDITNTQVPIDSFKSDLRRARSGLTSLIPTTTGSAKAIAMIFPELKGKLNGHAVRVPLLNGSLTDAVFELKQSVTVEQVNAAFKAAAEGPLQGILGYEERPLVSCDYTNDNRSSIVDALSTMVVDGNQLKVFAWYDNEWGYSCRMADLTCHVVGLDA is encoded by the coding sequence ATGCGGATTGGTATCAATGGCTTTGGGCGGATTGGTCGCCTGGTGTTCCGCGCCCTCTGGGGCCGGCCTGGCATCGAATTGGTGCACGTCAATGATCCCGCTGGCGATGCAGCAACGGCGGCCCACCTGCTGGAGTTCGATTCTGTTCATGGTCGCTGGGATCGAGGCATCACCAGCAGCCCTGATGGATTCAGTGTGGAGGGATCCGCACTCACCTGGTCCAGCGAAAAAGACCCCACCGCCGTTCCCTGGATCGATCGGGGTGTGGAGATGGTGCTCGAGGCCAGCGGCAAGATCAAAACGCCGGAGACCCTCAACCCCTATTTCGAGCAGGTGGGTTTGAAGCGTGTGGTGGTGGCCTGTCCCGTGAAGGGTGTCGTCGCTGGTGAGGAAGCACTCAACATCGTCTACGGGATCAATCATCACCTTTATGAACCGGCGCGGCACAAGTTGGTGACGGCCGCCTCCTGCACCACCAATTGCCTGGCTCCGGTGGTGAAGGTGGTGCACGAGAGCTTCGGCATCGAGCACGGCCTGATCACAACCATTCACGACATCACCAACACCCAGGTGCCGATCGATTCTTTCAAAAGCGATCTGCGTCGGGCGCGCTCCGGGCTCACCTCATTGATCCCCACCACCACCGGCTCTGCCAAGGCGATCGCAATGATCTTCCCCGAGCTGAAGGGCAAGCTCAATGGTCATGCTGTTCGCGTGCCTCTGCTGAATGGATCGCTCACCGATGCGGTGTTCGAGCTCAAGCAGAGCGTCACGGTGGAGCAGGTGAATGCTGCCTTCAAAGCCGCTGCTGAAGGGCCGCTGCAGGGAATTCTGGGTTACGAGGAACGCCCGTTGGTGTCCTGCGACTACACCAACGACAACCGCAGCTCGATTGTCGATGCCCTTTCGACGATGGTGGTGGATGGCAACCAGCTGAAGGTGTTTGCCTGGTACGACAACGAATGGGGTTACAGCTGCCGCATGGCCGACCTCACCTGTCACGTGGTTGGGCTGGACGCATGA
- a CDS encoding metalloregulator ArsR/SmtB family transcription factor → MIQNTLNVEQSRQLLKALADPIRLDVIHALAQGERCVCDLTGVLNLSQSKLSFHLRVLREAGLLRDRQSGRWIYYRLQPDALAALEAWLAELRRNCSQSAAPCPS, encoded by the coding sequence GTGATCCAGAACACCCTGAATGTTGAGCAGTCGAGACAGCTGCTCAAAGCACTGGCCGACCCGATCCGCCTCGACGTGATCCATGCACTGGCGCAAGGCGAACGATGCGTCTGCGACCTCACCGGTGTTCTCAACCTCTCCCAGTCAAAGCTCTCGTTTCATCTCAGGGTGCTTCGAGAAGCGGGGCTGCTGAGAGACCGACAAAGCGGCCGCTGGATTTACTACCGCCTGCAACCGGATGCCCTGGCAGCACTGGAAGCCTGGCTGGCTGAACTGCGCCGCAACTGCAGCCAAAGCGCCGCCCCCTGCCCGAGTTAA
- a CDS encoding DUF938 domain-containing protein yields MDQRLFFPATERNRGPIGDLLHQLLPASGAVLELASGSGEHAVCFQQRFPNLRWQASDPDRDHRASINAWIQHQGLSQVMPAALNIDVEKRPWPLPQTVRGALNAVVCINLLHISPASCTDAVLEESALLLPSGAPLIIYGPFMRNGAHTSASNAAFDQSLRERNHQWGLRELNQVTAIAAKAGFKTENVLSMPANNLSLIFQRA; encoded by the coding sequence ATGGACCAACGGCTTTTTTTCCCAGCCACGGAACGCAATCGCGGCCCCATCGGAGATCTGCTGCACCAGCTGTTGCCTGCCTCAGGGGCCGTGCTGGAACTGGCCAGCGGCAGTGGTGAGCACGCCGTCTGTTTTCAGCAGCGCTTTCCCAATCTGCGCTGGCAGGCCAGCGATCCGGATCGAGACCATCGCGCCAGCATCAACGCCTGGATCCAGCACCAGGGTCTGAGCCAGGTGATGCCAGCAGCCCTCAACATCGATGTTGAGAAACGCCCCTGGCCCCTTCCCCAGACCGTCCGAGGGGCACTGAACGCTGTGGTTTGCATAAATCTGCTGCACATCAGTCCAGCCAGCTGCACGGATGCCGTGCTCGAGGAATCCGCCCTGTTGCTGCCCAGCGGAGCCCCCTTGATCATTTACGGCCCGTTCATGCGCAATGGTGCTCACACGAGTGCAAGCAATGCCGCCTTCGACCAATCTCTGAGAGAACGCAACCATCAGTGGGGGTTGAGGGAGCTGAATCAAGTGACAGCCATCGCCGCCAAAGCAGGCTTCAAAACTGAAAACGTGCTCTCCATGCCCGCCAACAATCTGAGTCTCATTTTTCAGCGCGCTTGA
- a CDS encoding mechanosensitive ion channel family protein: protein MDLTGFLTTLLIGSAITLTLAFLCRTVFPRFTKRTTSDFDDVVLKTFAASVVPFGLVVTLILAQDDLGLPNNIERAYDTSLRIVGTIILIRLVNRIGSRFLFGLVRRAGADDLQQLLQSLLPLLRTVVWAIGTLVLLQSLGVKMTVIWGLLSAGGIGIGLALKEPAQELFAYLMILLDKPFTVGQFITVGSTSATVERIGVRSTHLRSLRGEQVVMSNSTLTGSTILNFAEMAQRRMIYSIGVTYSTSVEQMQAIPTMVQAIIDAQEHSTFNRCHFTEFADSSLNFELVYYIDTRDFTVALNEQQAINLGIMGAFAQEGIDFAFPSRTLYLEGDSLTGKAS from the coding sequence ATGGATCTGACTGGTTTTTTAACAACGCTGCTGATCGGTTCAGCCATCACCCTGACCCTGGCCTTCCTGTGTAGGACGGTTTTTCCTCGGTTTACGAAGCGGACCACATCAGACTTCGACGACGTTGTGCTCAAGACCTTCGCCGCCTCGGTGGTGCCTTTCGGTTTGGTGGTCACCCTGATCCTCGCGCAGGATGATTTGGGCTTGCCCAACAACATTGAAAGGGCCTACGACACATCGCTGCGCATTGTTGGCACGATCATTCTGATTCGGTTGGTTAACCGGATTGGATCGCGATTTCTTTTCGGATTGGTGCGACGCGCAGGCGCGGATGATCTTCAACAACTCCTCCAAAGCCTGCTCCCACTGCTGAGAACCGTGGTGTGGGCCATCGGCACTTTGGTGCTGCTGCAGAGCCTGGGCGTGAAGATGACGGTGATCTGGGGTTTGCTCAGTGCCGGCGGAATCGGCATCGGCTTGGCCCTTAAAGAACCGGCCCAGGAATTATTCGCCTACCTGATGATTCTTCTGGACAAGCCTTTCACCGTTGGGCAATTCATCACGGTGGGATCCACCTCAGCAACGGTGGAACGCATTGGTGTTCGCTCCACCCATCTGCGCAGCCTGCGCGGCGAACAAGTGGTGATGAGCAACTCGACCCTGACGGGCTCCACCATCCTCAACTTCGCCGAAATGGCGCAACGCCGGATGATCTATTCCATTGGCGTCACCTACAGCACATCCGTCGAGCAGATGCAGGCGATCCCGACGATGGTTCAAGCCATCATCGATGCTCAGGAGCACAGCACCTTCAACCGCTGCCACTTCACCGAATTCGCTGATTCAAGCTTGAATTTTGAACTGGTTTATTACATCGACACCCGCGATTTCACCGTCGCTCTGAACGAACAGCAAGCGATCAACCTCGGCATCATGGGGGCCTTCGCCCAAGAAGGCATCGACTTTGCCTTCCCAAGCAGGACGCTCTACCTGGAGGGAGATTCACTCACTGGCAAAGCCTCCTGA